The genomic DNA GgagggatgtgtggggatgttcTTTGGCATACTAAGAACTAGTTGGAAGGGAGGCATGAAAAAATGTGCACACACCACACTGGGGAATGTAAGCATTGTCAGGCCACGCTGCGACTGTCTTCTCCCTGTGGCCAGCCAGGAAGCAGGATGTGGCGACAAGACTCTCCTCCCATGTGTGGTCCCAAGCCTCCCGCAGGCAGACACAGAAGCAGGACCTCCAGGCTGGCTCCCACCTCTGCTGCTCACACAAAAGTTGTGACTATCGCAGGAGGCCAAATGGGTTGCCGCAGCTGATCAGCTCCCCTCCATCCCCAGGCAATGGCTGACTCACCCTGTCGATCGCGCTGCCCTTCTTCTGAGCATAGGCTCCCCACAGCATGAAGACCAGGCCATCCAAGTGCCTGTTCAGCCAGGACACCACCGCGTCCGTGAACTGCTCCCAGCCCTTCTCCTTGTGGGAAGCAGCTTGGTGCGCTCGGACAGTCAGGACCGCGTTGAGCAGGAGCACGCCTGGAATCGCAGGCACAGGAGGAGGCATGAGTGGGAAGGAAGGCGGGACGCACAAGCAGGGCGCTCTGTCTGTCCCTGGCTGCTAAGGGCTGACCAACACTTTATGCAGGAGAAGTGTCTGTATTCCAGCAGGGAGTATGCCAGGCCAGGGCAAGCCTGGGGCTCCTTCCCTGCAGGGCAGTCGGTGGGTGCCGAAGGGAACTCTCCAGCCATCAAAGCAAGTGCTGCCACAAACCTCCGGACGGAGGAAATCTGCTCCATCCTTCTGGAGGCAAATGCGGCCTCCAATGGCCAGCAAAGCCCACCCAAGGAGGAAAAGCAGAACCCCCAGTCACCTTGTTGGGCCCACCCAGTCAGGTCTCCGTGGCCAGGATGAGAAAAGCCTTCTATGTCTGTAGCAAGCTCTTTGTAAATATTCTCCAGGCTGCAaaggggaaaacaacaacaacatccggCAAAACCTTTTCATCCAAACTTCTGATAAACACAAacttcataggaacaaaggaagtttCTTTATACCCAGTCAGATcactgggtccatctcgctcagtgttaaaaggggcttagacaaatccatgaaggacgagtctggtggctacaggctgcctccagcctcagggacATGATGCCTCTAATTACCAGTCGCAGAgaagcaacaacagcaggagaggagggcaTGGCCtcccctctggcctgtgggcttcttggaggcatctggtgggccattgtgggaaacaggaggctggaccagagaggcctccttgggctcttcttatggctctccaaggtttcatgcaggagtctctcccgccctacctggagatgctgctgggcattgaacccggggccttctgcttgcaagcacgcagatgcccttccacagagctctggccccatcccccaaggggaatatcttacagtgttcataatAAGTTCCTTGCACTCACTGTGCATAATGCTCTAGTTCCTACTGTTGGTGGCTCCCTTCAGTTTGTTTAGCAAAAACTTGCAAGCAAAGCCTTGGGTGCCTTGCACAGGTTTGGGGTGATGGGCTGGGCCCTGCCCCCAGGAGTGCCTGCTGTGTCCCAGGGAAAGctaattggaggaggaggaggaggacgacgacgactCAGTCTGCCTGGTGGAACTCGGAGACTCAACATGGACTCAGTCACAAGGATCAGGCTAGTTAGTTTCCGTGCTATATTTGGTTTAGTGTGTGATGTTGcaacttccctttcccccactccttttCAAACCCAAGCTCTTACCAACTCCTTAAAATAAGCTGCTGTTCTGTATTTAGTATGTGTCTAATCCTAAAACTCCCTGTGGCCTAGCTGATCAGGGCACGTTGGTGTATGAAGGGGGTAAACTCCGGGGCCAGCCACCCTACCCTGTCAGGAGGGCCGTTACAGTGCTTACGTGCAGTCCCTTATCCAAATGCAATCTaaggcgggccctgcttagccaaggagacagttcagaccacaagaccagctctcctccttccccatatTACACATCCACCTGAGAGCGCTGACACATTGTCAGTCCAAACAGAAGACCAGTGGAAGATCAGGATGCAGCCAAGATTTTAACTTATAACGAGAATTTTCACACAGGGGCTGCTGACCTTACCTGGGTGGAGGTGGGACTGGTCTCTGGACACTGAAGCAGAGTCCGTGGGCCTGACGAGGGCCGTGATATGGGTCTTGGCCCAGGATGACTACTTTCACCTGGTTAGCAATGACACAAACAGGAAAGgtgaatggctgctgctgctggccatttgGCTTCCCAACTTACACTGCGGATGGAACCCATTTGCTGATGCTCTTTGCTAGGACCCAGAATGGGACCGGAATATCCTGGTTCTGCCCCTTTCATGCCCCAGAGAACTTCTGGAGTTACCTTGCCCAGAGCGAGACCCTCGAGCCCACCTCACCCAGcgctgtctaccctgactggcagcggcagcagctctccagcaggACTGTTCCCCCATTTCTGGCCCTCTGGTGCTTCTCCATGGAAATGCTGGCCACTGAACCCAGGTCCTCCTGCAGGCAGACGGgtactgccactgagctatggcccttcccctTCACCTCCCAGAAGACCAACGGAAGAGTCATGCATTTGTTAGTGACAGCAAAGCTCGTGCTACATGGTGACAGGAGCACAACTAACCCATTTCAAGCCTCAGCTCAGTCACAGAGATGCTGGGTGGCCTTTAACAAGCACACCCTCTCACCCACAGAATTAGAGCAGCAGCTCACCTGCCTTCTTGCTCTTTGTAAAGCACCACGCATACAGGTAGAGCAACATTAGTGCCAAGCATCACTGCATTCATTAGTGCATTAACACTTGTTTTTAGAATGCACACAGAAACCTGAAGAAACCAAGCTGGAAGTGCTATACATACTTAGGATGACCACACCAAACAGAAGCAGAGAAGAACCAGGGTGGCAAATCTAGCAACTTAGCTATTCCTGGAGAAAAAAGAAGTGCAGGTTCAGCTAACGATACAGCTTGTGCTTAGGGTTGAATCTACCAGATTTACTCACATCACGGATATCACACATCTGGGTCCAAGTGAAGACTTGATGAGGAGGGGGGTACACTGTGTGATGCTTGCGCTCCTGAGCAACAAAGGCCATGAGCTGGTTTGGGAGAGAGACGAACACACTTCAAATCCTAGCTACTGACACAGTGGGATGGATACACAGATGAGAGATATACGGTGGTGCAGCAGCAAGGCTTTATCCTACCATACACATGATTATGTTCCATGCAGCCGTCTCCATGCAGGTCATGCAAAAATAGAAATAAGCCTAGAAATAAGCCGTTTGAACGTGTGCCAAAGGAGCAGGGAGCAACCAAGTGCCAACCTTAAGATTAAGGCACACACAGTTCAAGGTGGGGACTAGGAGGAGTCAGGTTTTAGTTCGGAGATCACCTTTGAAGTAAGCGACGCCCGATTttcagtggggaagccagagagagagaaaaggacataagcacagccctgatgggccaggcccaaggaagcccatcgagtcccgcatcctgtttcccacagtggcccgcctgatgcccctgggaagcccagaggcaggagCGAAGGGCGCGTCCTCTGGAGGAAAAGCCGGAGGAAGGGAAGACCGGCCTTTAAGCGCGCATCGAGGGTCAAGGGGACCCGCCTGCTGCCCACCTGGGCGAAGTAGGGCTTGGAGCACTCCCCGGCCAGCGCGGCCCTCCAGCTCTGCCCGATCTCGGCGGGGacgaggctgctgctgctgctccgggcGGCGAGTCTCTGCAGCGCCGCCTCTTTGTTCCTGCAGATCCGCTCGAGCTGCTCCGGGGTCAGCGGCGGGGA from Hemicordylus capensis ecotype Gifberg chromosome 15, rHemCap1.1.pri, whole genome shotgun sequence includes the following:
- the LOC128338127 gene encoding uracil-DNA glycosylase-like, translated to MIGQKTLLSFFTAVPAKKRSRSPEPGGNPEAGSPKRPKTGASSPPLTPEQLERICRNKEAALQRLAARSSSSSLVPAEIGQSWRAALAGECSKPYFAQLMAFVAQERKHHTVYPPPHQVFTWTQMCDIRDVKVVILGQDPYHGPRQAHGLCFSVQRPVPPPPSLENIYKELATDIEGFSHPGHGDLTGWAQQGVLLLNAVLTVRAHQAASHKEKGWEQFTDAVVSWLNRHLDGLVFMLWGAYAQKKGSAIDRKRHHVLQAVHPSPLSVHRGFFGCKHFSRTNELLAKSGKKPIDWRAL